A genomic stretch from Primulina huaijiensis isolate GDHJ02 chromosome 14, ASM1229523v2, whole genome shotgun sequence includes:
- the LOC140957116 gene encoding jasmonoyl--L-amino acid synthetase JAR6-like has translation MLDTMEQVFDPEAVIEEFEATTRDAGEVQRETLKKILEENGEAEYLQEWGLNGRTDPESFRDCIPLVTHKDLESYIQRIADGQNSSILTGKPVTTISLSSGTSQGKPKFVPFNDELMENTLQIFKTSFAFRNREYPISGGKALQFIYSSKQFMTKGGLVAGTATTNVYRNSKIKKTMREMQIPFCSPDEVIFGPDFHQSLYCHLLCGLIFRDQVQVISSTFAHSIIHAFRTLEQVWEELVSDIREGVLSTRITVPSVRLVVSKILKPDPELANTISHKILGLSNWNGLIPELFPNTKYIYGIMTGSMEPYLMKLRHYAGNLPLISADYGSSEGWIGVNINPKLPPELTTFAVLPNIGFFEFIPLNEDFNGVEQTPVGLTEVKVGEEYEVIVTNFAGLYRYRLGDVVKVKGFHNSSPELQFVCRRNLLLTINIDKNTEKDLQLSVEAAAKLLAAENLEVIDFTSQVDTSTDPGHYVIFWEMSGDPKDEIVQECCNCLDKSFVDAGYMSSRKVNTIGALELRIMKRGTFHKIMDHYVGLGSAVSQFKTPRCVGPTNKIVLQILSNNVVKSYFSTAY, from the exons ATGTTGGATACAATGGAGCAAGTATTTGATCCTGAGGCAGTAATAGAAGAATTTGAAGCCACGACAAGGGATGCTGGAGAAGTTCAGAGGGAAACTCTAAAGAAAATATTGGAAGAAAATGGTGAAGCTGAGTATTTGCAGGAATGGGGTCTCAATGGAAGAACTGATCCTGAAAGTTTCAGGGATTGTATCCCCCTTGTCACTCACAAGGACTTGGAATCTTACATTCAGCGAATCGCCGACGGCCAAAATTCATCCATTTTGACTGGCAAACCAGTTACCACCATTTCATTGAG TTCTGGCACGTCACAAGGGAAGCCAAAGTTCGTGCCTTTTAATGATGAATTGATGGAAAACACACTACAGATATTCAAGACTTCTTTCGCGTTTAGAAACAG AGAATATCCAATCTCGGGTGGAAAGGCTTTACAGTTCATTTACAGTAGCAAACAATTCATGACAAAAGGGGGCCTAGTAGCTGGAACCGCCACCACTAATGTGTACCGtaactcaaaaataaaaaaaacaatgagGGAAATGCAGATTCCATTTTGCAGCCCCGATGAAGTGATCTTCGGCCCCGACTTCCACCAGTCTTTATACTGTCATCTTTTGTGTGGGCTAATCTTCCGAGACCAAGTTCAAGTCATTTCATCCACATTTGCCCACAGCATTATCCACGCCTTCCGAACTTTAGAACAAGTTTGGGAAGAACTTGTCAGTGATATCCGAGAAGGGGTTCTCAGTACCCGAATCACGGTCCCATCAGTTCGATTGGTAGTGTCTAAGATTCTTAAGCCCGATCCTGAATTGGCGAATACAATTTCTCACAAGATCTTGGGATTAAGCAACTGGAATGGATTGATCCCAGAGCTGTTCccaaatacaaaatatatttatggaATCATGACAGGTTCCATGGAGCCTTATCTAATGAAGTTGCGGCACTATGCTGGAAACTTACCGTTAATAAGTGCTGATTATGGATCTTCTGAAGGATGGATTGGAGTGAATATCAACCCTAAGTTACCACCAGAACTAACCACATTTGCTGTGCTTCCAAATATtggtttttttgaatttatccCTTTGAACGAGGATTTTAACGGCGTTGAGCAGACTCCTGTTGGACTAACCGAAGTAAAGGTTGGTGAGGAGTATGAGGTCATTGTCACTAATTTTGCAG GGCTGTACCGTTACAGATTAGGAGACGTAGTCAAAGTTAAAGGATTCCACAACTCTTCACCGGAGCTCCAGTTCGTTTGCAGAAGAAATCTTCTTCTCACAATCAACATTGACAAGAACACCGAGAAGGATCTACAGTTATCCGTTGAAGCTGCAGCGAAGCTGCTAGCCGCGGAGAATCTAGAAGTCATAGATTTTACGAGCCAGGTGGATACATCAACTGATCCTGGCCATTACGTGATCTTCTGGGAAATGAGTGGCGACCCGAAGGACGAAATTGTCCAAGAATGCTGCAACTGCTTGGACAAATCATTCGTGGATGCAGGATACATGAGTTCTCGGAAGGTGAACACCATTGGAGCCCTCGAACTCCGAATCATGAAGAGGGGTACTTTTCACAAGATCATGGATCATTACGTGGGATTAGGATCCGCTGTTAGTCAGTTCAAAACGCCGCGATGCGTGGGGCCAACAAACAAGATTGTGCTTCAAATACTGTCTAATAATGTCGTCAAGAGCTACTTTAGCACTGCATATTAA